From a single Stigmatopora nigra isolate UIUO_SnigA chromosome 21, RoL_Snig_1.1, whole genome shotgun sequence genomic region:
- the pdcd6ip gene encoding programmed cell death 6-interacting protein isoform X2, whose translation MATFISVPLKKSSDVDLAKPLSKYVTSTYPVGDEQAEYLRAADELNKLRRNALGRPLDKHESSLEILLRYYDQLCAVEPKFPFSESQLCLTFTWKDAFDKGSLFGGSVKMALPSLGYEKTCVLFNAAALASQIASEQNLENDEGLKNAARYYQLASGAFGHIKDTVLSALNREPTMDIAPETAGTLSAIMLAQAQEVFFLKATTDRMKDGVIAKLSNQAAEFYGDAFKQCQYKDNLPKEVLPVLAAKHCIMQANAELHQSVLAKQKKRFGEEIARLQHAAELAKTVASRYDEYISVKDLTDKINRALAAAKKDNDFIYHDRVPEVKDLEPIGKAALVKATAVTPPLSQKFADVFEKMVPMAVQQSMATYSQRKSETVNRLVASMREATNLANGVLASLNLPAALEDLSGDSVPPSIVEKSRSVVQQGGMESIQQLIRDLPELLTRNREILDEALKMLDDEERTDNDLRAKFNQRWNRTPSGDLYMPLRSEGGSFRNILDKAVQADQVVREHYEAHRQSMALLCQPQSELSASLPSAHPAETLQGSEAAAALRAHLAQLEQLKREREALEADVKGVTFDMCATFLAALAKDGAIDEEPLSRGRLEQLYGQHEHRVRDGLGRQEELLGKIQVSHQEFSGLKRSGAEAERREEVLKKLALAYDSYVELSGNLREGTKFYNDLTEILLKFQNKCCDIVFARKTERDELLKELQQSIAREPSAPNFNVPAYQSQPPGAGAGPTPAPRTIFAPPQSQDKSQPPARPPPPNSGNSTVAGAPTATPPNPTPAGPAAPPNPTPAAAPPAPASGAQGPPYPTYQGYPQYFQMPMGYNPYAYGQYGVPYVPYGAAPGQGGYPGAPPPGAPAAPAAPGAPAYPGYPQQPSQQNYYPQQ comes from the exons ATGGCGACATTCATTTCCGTGCCGCTGAAAAAGTCTTCGGACGTGGACTTGGCCAAGCCGCTGTCCAAATACGTGACGTCCACCTACCCGGTGGGCGACGAGCAGGCGGAGTACCTCCGAGCCGCGGATGAGCTCAACAAGCTCCGGCGGAACGCGCTGGGAAGGCCCCTGGACAAACACGAGAGCTCCTTGGAGATCCTCCTCAG ATATTACGACCAACTGTGCGCGGTGGAGCCCAAGTTTCCCTTCAGCGAAAGCCAG CTGTGCTTAACCTTCACGTGGAAAGACGCCTTCGATAAAGGCTCGCTGTTCGGCGGCTCCGTCAAGATGG CTTTGCCCAGCCTGGGTTACGAGAAGACGTGCGTGCTGTTCAACGCGGCGGCTCTGGCCAGCCAGATCGCCTCCGAGCAGAACCTGGAAAACGACGAGGGCCTGAAAAATGCCGCCAGATACTACCAG CTGGCCAGCGGCGCCTTCGGCCACATCAAAGACACGGTCCTGTCGGCCCTCAACCGCGAGCCCACCATGGACATCGCTCCCGAAACGGCGGGCACCCTGAGCGCCATTATGCTGGCGCAGGCTCAGGAAGTTTTCTTCCTCAAAGCCACCACAG ACAGGATGAAGGATGGCGTCATCGCCAAGCTGTCCAATCAGGCGGCGGAGTTTTACGGCGATGCCTTCAAGCAATGTCAGTACAAAGACAACCTTCCCAAG GAAGTTCTGCCGGTGCTGGCGGCCAAGCATTGCATCATGCAGGCCAACGCCGAGCTCCACCAGAGCGTCCTCGCCAAGCAGAAGAAGCGCTTTGGCGAGGAGATCGCCCGCCTGCAG caCGCGGCGGAACTGGCCAAGACGGTGGCGTCGCGCTACGACGAGTACATCAGCGTCAAGGACCTGACGGACAAGATCAACCGAGCGCTGGCCGCCGCCAAGAAAGACAACGACTTCATCTACCACGACCGCGTACCCGAAGTCAAGGACCTGGAGCCCATCGGCAAGGCGGCGCTGGTTAAGGCCACCGCCGTCACGCCGCCACTCAGCCAGAAGTTTGCGG ACGTGTTTGAGAAGATGGTTCCCATGGCGGTGCAGCAGTCCATGGCCACGTACAGCCAGCGCAAGTCGGAGACGGTCAACAGGCTGGTGGCAAGCATGCGCGAGGCCACCAACCTGGCAAACGG GGTGCTGGCGTCGCTCAACCTCCCGGCCGCCCTGGAGGACCTCTCCGGAGACTCGGTGCCGCCGTCCATCGTGGAGAAGTCGCGCTCGGTGGTGCAGCAGGGGGGGATGGAGAGCATCCAGCAGCTCATCCGGGACCTGCCGGAGCTGCTCACTCGCAACAGGGAGATTCTGGACGAG GCGCTGAAAATGCTGGACGACGAGGAGCGCACGGACAACGACCTGCGGGCCAAATTCAACCAACGCTGGAACAGGACCCCCTCGGGGGATCTCTACATGCCCCTTCGCTCAG AGGGCGGCAGCTTCCGCAACATCCTAGACAAGGCCGTGCAGGCGGACCAGGTGGTGCGCGAGCACTACGAAGCCCACCGCCAAAGCATGGCCCTGCTGTGCCAGCCCCAGAGCGAGCTGAGCGCCAGCCTGCCCTCCGCCCACCCCGCCGAGACGCTGCAGGGCagcgaggcggcggcggcgctgcgCGCGCACCTGGCCCAGCTGGAGCAGCTCAAGCGGGAGCGCGAGGCGCTGGAGGCCGACGTCAAGGGCGTGACCTTCGACATGTGCGCCACCTTCCTGGCGGCGCTGGCCAAGGACGGCGCCATCGACGAGGAGCCGCTCTCGCGGGGGCGGCTGGAGCAGCTCTACGGCCAGCACGAGCACCGGGTGCGGGACGGCCTTGGCCGGCAGGAGGAGCTGCTGGGGAAAATTCAG GTGTCGCATCAGGAGTTCAGCGGCCTGAAGCGCTCCGGCGCCGAGGCCGAGCGCCGCGAGGAGGTCCTCAAGAAGCTGGCCTTGGCCTACGACAGCTACGTGGAGCTCTCCGGCAACCTGCGCGAAGGCACCAAG TTTTACAACGACCTGACGGAGATCCTGCTCAAGTTCCAGAACAAATGCTGCGACATCGTCTTTGCCCGCAAAACGGAGCGGGACGAGCTCCTCAA GGAGCTGCAGCAAAGCATCGCTCGCGAGCCCAGCGCCCCCAACTTCAACGTGCCGGCGTACCAGAGCCAACCCCCCGGCGCCGGAGCCGGACCCACCCCGGCGCCCCGCACCATATTC GCCCCCCCGCAGAGCCAAGACAAATCCCAGCCGCCGGCCAGACCGCCGCCGCCCAACTCCGGCAACTCGACGGTGGCCGGAGCGCCGACGGCGACGCCACCTAACCCGACCCCGGCCGGACCGGCGGCGCCGCCGAACCCGACTCCGGCCGCCGCCCCGCCGGCGCCGGCCTCGGGCGCGCAGGGCCCCCCTTACCCCACCTACCAGGGCTACCCGCA GTACTTCCAGATGCCAATGGGCTACAACCCCTACGCCTACGGCCAGTACGGCGTGCCGTACGTGCCCTACGGGGCGGCCCCGGGCCAGGGCGGCTACCCGGGTGCCCCCCCGCCGGGCGCGCCGGCCGCGCCGGCCGCGCCGGGCGCGCCGGCCTACCCCGGATACCCCCAGCAGCCCTCGCAGCAGAACTACTACCCGCAGCAATAA
- the ubp1 gene encoding upstream-binding protein 1 isoform X2 has protein sequence MAWVLKIDDATIESGLVHDFDASLSGIGQELGAAAYSMSDVLALPIFKQEDSGLAPENDSKNPPFQYVLCAATSPAVKLHDETLTYLNQGQSYEVRMLDNRKSGEVPEITNKMVKSTVRVVFHDRRLQYTEHQQLEGWKWNRPGDRLLDIDIPMSVGVVEPKTHPSQLNAAEFLWDLNKRASVFVQVHCISTEFTPRKHGGEKGVPFRIQIDTFAPGDAGDYGEHLHSASCQIKVFKPKGADRKQKTDREKMEKRSAQEKEKYRPSYDTTILSESRLEPVIEEAGDHELKKSSKRTLPADCGDSLAKRGSCSPWTDSAYVAPNQAATPPFTSTPLSTYAGSGTSAAGGGAGIGAAAAASANASATASATSSSSLPDSDSSSPNHQAEAGARAGTELSPAASIQETQKWLLKNRFNSYTRLFAHFSGCDLLKLTRDDLVQICGPADGIRLFNALKSKSVRPRLTLYVCQEPPEHSPPPERHAGGQNGEGGATPALHVYHALYLEELTAAELIRKMAGVCRLPPGTVKQAYRQGPTGIHILLSDQMVYNLTDESCFVIAAVKDERDQGLHLVLK, from the exons ATGGCCTGGGTGCTGAAAATCGACGACGCCACCATCGAGTCGGGGCTGGTGCACGACTTCGACGCCAGCCTCTCGGGCATCGGCCAGGAGTTGGGGGCGGCGGCCTACAGCATGAG CGACGTGCTGGCCCTGCCCATCTTCAAGCAGGAGGACTCGGGCCTGGCCCCGGAGAACGACAGCAAGAACCCCCCCTTCCAGTACGTGCTGTGCGCCGCCACCTCGCCGGCCGTCAAGCTGCACGACGAGACGCTCACGTACCTCAACCAAG GCCAGTCCTACGAGGTGCGCATGTTGGACAACAGAAAGTCCGGGGAGGTACCGGAGATCACCAACAAGATGGTGAAG AGCACGGTGCGAGTGGTGTTCCACGACCGACGCCTTCAGTACACGGAACATCAGCAGCTGGAGGGATGGAAGTGGAACCGTCCCGGCGACCGCTTGCTGGATATCG ATATTCCCATGTCGGTGGGCGTGGTGGAGCCCAAGACGCACCCCTCCCAGCTCAACGCCGCCGAGTTCCTGTGGGACCTGAACAAGAGAGCCTCGGTCTTTGTGCAG GTCCACTGCATCAGCACCGAGTTCACGCCACGGAAGCACGGCGGCGAGAAGGGCGTCCCCTTCAGGATTCAGATCGACACCTTTGCGCCGGGAGACGCCGGCGATTACGGCGAGCACCTGCACTCGGCCTCCTGCCAAATTAAAGTCTTCAAG CCAAAAGGGGCGGATCGCAAGCAGAAAACGGACCGCGAGAAGATGGAAAAGCGCAGCGCTCAGGAGAAGGAGAAGTACCGGCCTTCTTACGATACCACTATCCTGTCCGAG AGCCGACTGGAGCCCGTGATCGAGGAGGCGGGCGACCACGAGCTGAAAAAGTCCAGCAAGCGGACGCTACCGGCCGACTGCGGCGACTCCCTGGCCAAGAGGGGCAGC TGTTCGCCGTGGACGGACAGCGCTTACGTGGCCCCCAATCAGGCAGCTACTCCCCCCTTCACGTCCACTCCTCTCTCCACCTACGCCGGCTCTGGCACCAGCGCCGCTGGCGGCGGCGCTGGCATCggcgctgccgccgccgccagcgcCAACGCCAGCGCCACCGCCAgtgccacctcctcctcctcgctccCCGACAG CGACTCGTCCTCGCCCAATCACCAGGCGGAAGCCGGCGCCCGTGCCGGCACAGAG TTGAGTCCCGCCGCGTCCATTCAGGAGACGCAAAAATGGCTGCTGAAAAACCGCTTCAACTCTTACACGCGGCTCTTCGCCCACTTCTCAG GTTGCGATTTGTTAAAGCTGACCCGGGACGACCTGGTCCAGATTTGCGGTCCCGCCGACGGGATCCGACTCTTCAATGCGCTCAAATCCAA GTCCGTGCGTCCTCGCTTGACTCTGTACGTGTGTCAGGAGCCCCCCGAGCACAGCCCCCCGCCGGAGAGGCACGCCGGCGGCCAGAACGGCGAAGGGGGAGCGACGCCCGCTTTACACG TGTACCACGCCCTGTACCTGGAGGAGCTGACGGCGGCCGAACTGATCCGCAAGATGGCCGGCGTGTGCCGCCTCCCGCCGGGGACCGTCAAGCAGGCGTACCGGCAGGGGCCCACCGGCATCCACATCCTGCTCAGCGACCAG ATGGTGTACAACCTGACGGACGAGAGCTGCTTCGTCATCGCCGCGGTCAAAG ACGAGCGAGACCAAGGACTACATCTGGTCCTGAAGTAG
- the pdcd6ip gene encoding programmed cell death 6-interacting protein isoform X1, producing MATFISVPLKKSSDVDLAKPLSKYVTSTYPVGDEQAEYLRAADELNKLRRNALGRPLDKHESSLEILLRYYDQLCAVEPKFPFSESQLCLTFTWKDAFDKGSLFGGSVKMALPSLGYEKTCVLFNAAALASQIASEQNLENDEGLKNAARYYQLASGAFGHIKDTVLSALNREPTMDIAPETAGTLSAIMLAQAQEVFFLKATTDRMKDGVIAKLSNQAAEFYGDAFKQCQYKDNLPKYFYFQEVLPVLAAKHCIMQANAELHQSVLAKQKKRFGEEIARLQHAAELAKTVASRYDEYISVKDLTDKINRALAAAKKDNDFIYHDRVPEVKDLEPIGKAALVKATAVTPPLSQKFADVFEKMVPMAVQQSMATYSQRKSETVNRLVASMREATNLANGVLASLNLPAALEDLSGDSVPPSIVEKSRSVVQQGGMESIQQLIRDLPELLTRNREILDEALKMLDDEERTDNDLRAKFNQRWNRTPSGDLYMPLRSEGGSFRNILDKAVQADQVVREHYEAHRQSMALLCQPQSELSASLPSAHPAETLQGSEAAAALRAHLAQLEQLKREREALEADVKGVTFDMCATFLAALAKDGAIDEEPLSRGRLEQLYGQHEHRVRDGLGRQEELLGKIQVSHQEFSGLKRSGAEAERREEVLKKLALAYDSYVELSGNLREGTKFYNDLTEILLKFQNKCCDIVFARKTERDELLKELQQSIAREPSAPNFNVPAYQSQPPGAGAGPTPAPRTIFAPPQSQDKSQPPARPPPPNSGNSTVAGAPTATPPNPTPAGPAAPPNPTPAAAPPAPASGAQGPPYPTYQGYPQYFQMPMGYNPYAYGQYGVPYVPYGAAPGQGGYPGAPPPGAPAAPAAPGAPAYPGYPQQPSQQNYYPQQ from the exons ATGGCGACATTCATTTCCGTGCCGCTGAAAAAGTCTTCGGACGTGGACTTGGCCAAGCCGCTGTCCAAATACGTGACGTCCACCTACCCGGTGGGCGACGAGCAGGCGGAGTACCTCCGAGCCGCGGATGAGCTCAACAAGCTCCGGCGGAACGCGCTGGGAAGGCCCCTGGACAAACACGAGAGCTCCTTGGAGATCCTCCTCAG ATATTACGACCAACTGTGCGCGGTGGAGCCCAAGTTTCCCTTCAGCGAAAGCCAG CTGTGCTTAACCTTCACGTGGAAAGACGCCTTCGATAAAGGCTCGCTGTTCGGCGGCTCCGTCAAGATGG CTTTGCCCAGCCTGGGTTACGAGAAGACGTGCGTGCTGTTCAACGCGGCGGCTCTGGCCAGCCAGATCGCCTCCGAGCAGAACCTGGAAAACGACGAGGGCCTGAAAAATGCCGCCAGATACTACCAG CTGGCCAGCGGCGCCTTCGGCCACATCAAAGACACGGTCCTGTCGGCCCTCAACCGCGAGCCCACCATGGACATCGCTCCCGAAACGGCGGGCACCCTGAGCGCCATTATGCTGGCGCAGGCTCAGGAAGTTTTCTTCCTCAAAGCCACCACAG ACAGGATGAAGGATGGCGTCATCGCCAAGCTGTCCAATCAGGCGGCGGAGTTTTACGGCGATGCCTTCAAGCAATGTCAGTACAAAGACAACCTTCCCAAG TATTTTTACTTTCAGGAAGTTCTGCCGGTGCTGGCGGCCAAGCATTGCATCATGCAGGCCAACGCCGAGCTCCACCAGAGCGTCCTCGCCAAGCAGAAGAAGCGCTTTGGCGAGGAGATCGCCCGCCTGCAG caCGCGGCGGAACTGGCCAAGACGGTGGCGTCGCGCTACGACGAGTACATCAGCGTCAAGGACCTGACGGACAAGATCAACCGAGCGCTGGCCGCCGCCAAGAAAGACAACGACTTCATCTACCACGACCGCGTACCCGAAGTCAAGGACCTGGAGCCCATCGGCAAGGCGGCGCTGGTTAAGGCCACCGCCGTCACGCCGCCACTCAGCCAGAAGTTTGCGG ACGTGTTTGAGAAGATGGTTCCCATGGCGGTGCAGCAGTCCATGGCCACGTACAGCCAGCGCAAGTCGGAGACGGTCAACAGGCTGGTGGCAAGCATGCGCGAGGCCACCAACCTGGCAAACGG GGTGCTGGCGTCGCTCAACCTCCCGGCCGCCCTGGAGGACCTCTCCGGAGACTCGGTGCCGCCGTCCATCGTGGAGAAGTCGCGCTCGGTGGTGCAGCAGGGGGGGATGGAGAGCATCCAGCAGCTCATCCGGGACCTGCCGGAGCTGCTCACTCGCAACAGGGAGATTCTGGACGAG GCGCTGAAAATGCTGGACGACGAGGAGCGCACGGACAACGACCTGCGGGCCAAATTCAACCAACGCTGGAACAGGACCCCCTCGGGGGATCTCTACATGCCCCTTCGCTCAG AGGGCGGCAGCTTCCGCAACATCCTAGACAAGGCCGTGCAGGCGGACCAGGTGGTGCGCGAGCACTACGAAGCCCACCGCCAAAGCATGGCCCTGCTGTGCCAGCCCCAGAGCGAGCTGAGCGCCAGCCTGCCCTCCGCCCACCCCGCCGAGACGCTGCAGGGCagcgaggcggcggcggcgctgcgCGCGCACCTGGCCCAGCTGGAGCAGCTCAAGCGGGAGCGCGAGGCGCTGGAGGCCGACGTCAAGGGCGTGACCTTCGACATGTGCGCCACCTTCCTGGCGGCGCTGGCCAAGGACGGCGCCATCGACGAGGAGCCGCTCTCGCGGGGGCGGCTGGAGCAGCTCTACGGCCAGCACGAGCACCGGGTGCGGGACGGCCTTGGCCGGCAGGAGGAGCTGCTGGGGAAAATTCAG GTGTCGCATCAGGAGTTCAGCGGCCTGAAGCGCTCCGGCGCCGAGGCCGAGCGCCGCGAGGAGGTCCTCAAGAAGCTGGCCTTGGCCTACGACAGCTACGTGGAGCTCTCCGGCAACCTGCGCGAAGGCACCAAG TTTTACAACGACCTGACGGAGATCCTGCTCAAGTTCCAGAACAAATGCTGCGACATCGTCTTTGCCCGCAAAACGGAGCGGGACGAGCTCCTCAA GGAGCTGCAGCAAAGCATCGCTCGCGAGCCCAGCGCCCCCAACTTCAACGTGCCGGCGTACCAGAGCCAACCCCCCGGCGCCGGAGCCGGACCCACCCCGGCGCCCCGCACCATATTC GCCCCCCCGCAGAGCCAAGACAAATCCCAGCCGCCGGCCAGACCGCCGCCGCCCAACTCCGGCAACTCGACGGTGGCCGGAGCGCCGACGGCGACGCCACCTAACCCGACCCCGGCCGGACCGGCGGCGCCGCCGAACCCGACTCCGGCCGCCGCCCCGCCGGCGCCGGCCTCGGGCGCGCAGGGCCCCCCTTACCCCACCTACCAGGGCTACCCGCA GTACTTCCAGATGCCAATGGGCTACAACCCCTACGCCTACGGCCAGTACGGCGTGCCGTACGTGCCCTACGGGGCGGCCCCGGGCCAGGGCGGCTACCCGGGTGCCCCCCCGCCGGGCGCGCCGGCCGCGCCGGCCGCGCCGGGCGCGCCGGCCTACCCCGGATACCCCCAGCAGCCCTCGCAGCAGAACTACTACCCGCAGCAATAA
- the ubp1 gene encoding upstream-binding protein 1 isoform X1: MAWVLKIDDATIESGLVHDFDASLSGIGQELGAAAYSMSDVLALPIFKQEDSGLAPENDSKNPPFQYVLCAATSPAVKLHDETLTYLNQGQSYEVRMLDNRKSGEVPEITNKMVKSTVRVVFHDRRLQYTEHQQLEGWKWNRPGDRLLDIDIPMSVGVVEPKTHPSQLNAAEFLWDLNKRASVFVQVHCISTEFTPRKHGGEKGVPFRIQIDTFAPGDAGDYGEHLHSASCQIKVFKPKGADRKQKTDREKMEKRSAQEKEKYRPSYDTTILSESRLEPVIEEAGDHELKKSSKRTLPADCGDSLAKRGSCSPWTDSAYVAPNQAATPPFTSTPLSTYAGSGTSAAGGGAGIGAAAAASANASATASATSSSSLPDSDSSSPNHQAEAGARAGTEQLSPAASIQETQKWLLKNRFNSYTRLFAHFSGCDLLKLTRDDLVQICGPADGIRLFNALKSKSVRPRLTLYVCQEPPEHSPPPERHAGGQNGEGGATPALHVYHALYLEELTAAELIRKMAGVCRLPPGTVKQAYRQGPTGIHILLSDQMVYNLTDESCFVIAAVKDERDQGLHLVLK, encoded by the exons ATGGCCTGGGTGCTGAAAATCGACGACGCCACCATCGAGTCGGGGCTGGTGCACGACTTCGACGCCAGCCTCTCGGGCATCGGCCAGGAGTTGGGGGCGGCGGCCTACAGCATGAG CGACGTGCTGGCCCTGCCCATCTTCAAGCAGGAGGACTCGGGCCTGGCCCCGGAGAACGACAGCAAGAACCCCCCCTTCCAGTACGTGCTGTGCGCCGCCACCTCGCCGGCCGTCAAGCTGCACGACGAGACGCTCACGTACCTCAACCAAG GCCAGTCCTACGAGGTGCGCATGTTGGACAACAGAAAGTCCGGGGAGGTACCGGAGATCACCAACAAGATGGTGAAG AGCACGGTGCGAGTGGTGTTCCACGACCGACGCCTTCAGTACACGGAACATCAGCAGCTGGAGGGATGGAAGTGGAACCGTCCCGGCGACCGCTTGCTGGATATCG ATATTCCCATGTCGGTGGGCGTGGTGGAGCCCAAGACGCACCCCTCCCAGCTCAACGCCGCCGAGTTCCTGTGGGACCTGAACAAGAGAGCCTCGGTCTTTGTGCAG GTCCACTGCATCAGCACCGAGTTCACGCCACGGAAGCACGGCGGCGAGAAGGGCGTCCCCTTCAGGATTCAGATCGACACCTTTGCGCCGGGAGACGCCGGCGATTACGGCGAGCACCTGCACTCGGCCTCCTGCCAAATTAAAGTCTTCAAG CCAAAAGGGGCGGATCGCAAGCAGAAAACGGACCGCGAGAAGATGGAAAAGCGCAGCGCTCAGGAGAAGGAGAAGTACCGGCCTTCTTACGATACCACTATCCTGTCCGAG AGCCGACTGGAGCCCGTGATCGAGGAGGCGGGCGACCACGAGCTGAAAAAGTCCAGCAAGCGGACGCTACCGGCCGACTGCGGCGACTCCCTGGCCAAGAGGGGCAGC TGTTCGCCGTGGACGGACAGCGCTTACGTGGCCCCCAATCAGGCAGCTACTCCCCCCTTCACGTCCACTCCTCTCTCCACCTACGCCGGCTCTGGCACCAGCGCCGCTGGCGGCGGCGCTGGCATCggcgctgccgccgccgccagcgcCAACGCCAGCGCCACCGCCAgtgccacctcctcctcctcgctccCCGACAG CGACTCGTCCTCGCCCAATCACCAGGCGGAAGCCGGCGCCCGTGCCGGCACAGAG CAGTTGAGTCCCGCCGCGTCCATTCAGGAGACGCAAAAATGGCTGCTGAAAAACCGCTTCAACTCTTACACGCGGCTCTTCGCCCACTTCTCAG GTTGCGATTTGTTAAAGCTGACCCGGGACGACCTGGTCCAGATTTGCGGTCCCGCCGACGGGATCCGACTCTTCAATGCGCTCAAATCCAA GTCCGTGCGTCCTCGCTTGACTCTGTACGTGTGTCAGGAGCCCCCCGAGCACAGCCCCCCGCCGGAGAGGCACGCCGGCGGCCAGAACGGCGAAGGGGGAGCGACGCCCGCTTTACACG TGTACCACGCCCTGTACCTGGAGGAGCTGACGGCGGCCGAACTGATCCGCAAGATGGCCGGCGTGTGCCGCCTCCCGCCGGGGACCGTCAAGCAGGCGTACCGGCAGGGGCCCACCGGCATCCACATCCTGCTCAGCGACCAG ATGGTGTACAACCTGACGGACGAGAGCTGCTTCGTCATCGCCGCGGTCAAAG ACGAGCGAGACCAAGGACTACATCTGGTCCTGAAGTAG
- the ubp1 gene encoding upstream-binding protein 1 isoform X3, whose translation MLFWRPCIENFRASAPSPHEPGQRRDVLALPIFKQEDSGLAPENDSKNPPFQYVLCAATSPAVKLHDETLTYLNQGQSYEVRMLDNRKSGEVPEITNKMVKSTVRVVFHDRRLQYTEHQQLEGWKWNRPGDRLLDIDIPMSVGVVEPKTHPSQLNAAEFLWDLNKRASVFVQVHCISTEFTPRKHGGEKGVPFRIQIDTFAPGDAGDYGEHLHSASCQIKVFKPKGADRKQKTDREKMEKRSAQEKEKYRPSYDTTILSESRLEPVIEEAGDHELKKSSKRTLPADCGDSLAKRGSCSPWTDSAYVAPNQAATPPFTSTPLSTYAGSGTSAAGGGAGIGAAAAASANASATASATSSSSLPDSDSSSPNHQAEAGARAGTEQLSPAASIQETQKWLLKNRFNSYTRLFAHFSGCDLLKLTRDDLVQICGPADGIRLFNALKSKSVRPRLTLYVCQEPPEHSPPPERHAGGQNGEGGATPALHVYHALYLEELTAAELIRKMAGVCRLPPGTVKQAYRQGPTGIHILLSDQMVYNLTDESCFVIAAVKDERDQGLHLVLK comes from the exons ATGCTCTTCTGGCGGCCTTGCATCGAGAACTTCAGGGCGAGCGCGCCGTCGCCACACGAGCCAGGACAGCGACG CGACGTGCTGGCCCTGCCCATCTTCAAGCAGGAGGACTCGGGCCTGGCCCCGGAGAACGACAGCAAGAACCCCCCCTTCCAGTACGTGCTGTGCGCCGCCACCTCGCCGGCCGTCAAGCTGCACGACGAGACGCTCACGTACCTCAACCAAG GCCAGTCCTACGAGGTGCGCATGTTGGACAACAGAAAGTCCGGGGAGGTACCGGAGATCACCAACAAGATGGTGAAG AGCACGGTGCGAGTGGTGTTCCACGACCGACGCCTTCAGTACACGGAACATCAGCAGCTGGAGGGATGGAAGTGGAACCGTCCCGGCGACCGCTTGCTGGATATCG ATATTCCCATGTCGGTGGGCGTGGTGGAGCCCAAGACGCACCCCTCCCAGCTCAACGCCGCCGAGTTCCTGTGGGACCTGAACAAGAGAGCCTCGGTCTTTGTGCAG GTCCACTGCATCAGCACCGAGTTCACGCCACGGAAGCACGGCGGCGAGAAGGGCGTCCCCTTCAGGATTCAGATCGACACCTTTGCGCCGGGAGACGCCGGCGATTACGGCGAGCACCTGCACTCGGCCTCCTGCCAAATTAAAGTCTTCAAG CCAAAAGGGGCGGATCGCAAGCAGAAAACGGACCGCGAGAAGATGGAAAAGCGCAGCGCTCAGGAGAAGGAGAAGTACCGGCCTTCTTACGATACCACTATCCTGTCCGAG AGCCGACTGGAGCCCGTGATCGAGGAGGCGGGCGACCACGAGCTGAAAAAGTCCAGCAAGCGGACGCTACCGGCCGACTGCGGCGACTCCCTGGCCAAGAGGGGCAGC TGTTCGCCGTGGACGGACAGCGCTTACGTGGCCCCCAATCAGGCAGCTACTCCCCCCTTCACGTCCACTCCTCTCTCCACCTACGCCGGCTCTGGCACCAGCGCCGCTGGCGGCGGCGCTGGCATCggcgctgccgccgccgccagcgcCAACGCCAGCGCCACCGCCAgtgccacctcctcctcctcgctccCCGACAG CGACTCGTCCTCGCCCAATCACCAGGCGGAAGCCGGCGCCCGTGCCGGCACAGAG CAGTTGAGTCCCGCCGCGTCCATTCAGGAGACGCAAAAATGGCTGCTGAAAAACCGCTTCAACTCTTACACGCGGCTCTTCGCCCACTTCTCAG GTTGCGATTTGTTAAAGCTGACCCGGGACGACCTGGTCCAGATTTGCGGTCCCGCCGACGGGATCCGACTCTTCAATGCGCTCAAATCCAA GTCCGTGCGTCCTCGCTTGACTCTGTACGTGTGTCAGGAGCCCCCCGAGCACAGCCCCCCGCCGGAGAGGCACGCCGGCGGCCAGAACGGCGAAGGGGGAGCGACGCCCGCTTTACACG TGTACCACGCCCTGTACCTGGAGGAGCTGACGGCGGCCGAACTGATCCGCAAGATGGCCGGCGTGTGCCGCCTCCCGCCGGGGACCGTCAAGCAGGCGTACCGGCAGGGGCCCACCGGCATCCACATCCTGCTCAGCGACCAG ATGGTGTACAACCTGACGGACGAGAGCTGCTTCGTCATCGCCGCGGTCAAAG ACGAGCGAGACCAAGGACTACATCTGGTCCTGAAGTAG